The Primulina eburnea isolate SZY01 chromosome 6, ASM2296580v1, whole genome shotgun sequence genome contains a region encoding:
- the LOC140834042 gene encoding large ribosomal subunit protein uL29-like produces the protein MARIKVHELRQKGKAELLAQLKDLKAELALLRVAKVTGGAPNKLSKIKVVRLSIAQVLTVISQKQKAALREVYKNKKYLPLDLRPKKTRAIRRRLTKHQASLKTEKQKKKDMYFPLRKYAIKV, from the exons ATGG CGAGGATTAAGGTGCACGAATTGAGGCAGAAGGGGAAGGCGGAGCTGTTGGCGCAGCTGAAGGATCTGAAGGCGGAGCTAGCGTTGCTTCGTGTTGCGAAAGTCACTGGCGGCGCACCTAATAAGCTGTCGAAGATAAAGGTGGTGAGGCTGTCGATTGCCCAGGTGCTGACTGTGATTTCTCAGAAGCAGAAAGCTGCGCTTAGGGAAGTTTACAAGAACAAGAAGTATTTGCCTCTCGATCTCCGCCCCAAGAAGACGCGTGCCATCCGCCGCCGCCTCACCAAGCACCAG GCATCTTTGAAGACAGAAAAGCAGAAGAAGAAAGATATGTACTTCCCCCTCCGAAAGTACGCTATTAAAgtttaa